From the genome of Populus alba chromosome 10, ASM523922v2, whole genome shotgun sequence, one region includes:
- the LOC118046388 gene encoding 10 kDa chaperonin, mitochondrial: MLRRLIPTLNRVLVEKIVPPSKTTAGILLPETSTKLNSGKVISVGPGLRSPEGNTIPPAVKEGDTVLLPSYGGTQVKLGEKEYVLYRDEDILGTLHE; encoded by the exons atgtTAAGGCGCTTGATTCCTACCCTAAACCGTGTCCTGGTGGAGAAGATCGTCCCTCCCTCAAAAACAACTGCTGGAATTCTCCTCCCCGAGACATCTACTAAG CTGAACTCGGGGAAAGTAATATCCGTGGGTCCTGGGTTAAGGAGCCCTGAAGGGAACACCATCCCTCCAGCTGTGAAGGAAGGTGACACTGTGCTTTTGCCTTCATATGGGGGTACCCAAGTCAAGCTTGGTGAAAAAGA GTATGTTTTGTACAGGGACGAGGATATCTTGGGCACTTTACATGAGTAG